The genomic region ACGAGTGCTGCCAACGACTATATTAACGCTGTCATTTAATGGTCCAAGGGTACGCCCACTCGGAATGCGTGTGCGTCACGATAACTCCTTTTCTTTTTGAGAAAATAACTCCTTTTCTTTTGAAACGATAATAAGTACTCCCTTTGTCTTAAAATTCttatcttaaatttgtctaaattcagatgtatcaagtcacgctttagtattagatacatccgtatctagacaaatttaagacaaaaaTTTTGAGACGGAAGAAGTAGTACTAGTACTTATAATTGCAGAAGTTAGAATTTGTAACAAATAATTTTTTCAGCACAaaatattattattattgtggagaAAACCTTTTGATCTATTCATCAAACATCATCATAGTACACAGAACATTAAAAGTAATAAAAATACCTTCATATCCGTAGACATATAACGACGGCTAGAAGTATTGAAACGAGTCGAAAGCATATCACTGGCATCGACTCTCCCTCGTCAAAGTCTGACataccttgttgtagtagacagtaaAAAAGTCATCGTGCTTAGGCACCAAATAACCGGCGCGCCATAATAGCAACCCTCGCCAACAAAGAGAAttatagatcggaaggatccaacttgTACACATACGAAGGCAGAcgaacaaagaccggatccaagcagatccaccgaagacaaacaccGCAGATCCATCAAAGACAAACAACAGGTCAATCTGCGAGATCCgttggagacacacctccacatgccctctGACGACGTAGGCACGCCGACGGGATGGGGGCTGGGCGGAGAGAAggttattccatcttcagagagcctCCACCGCCTCGCCAGGCAAATCCTAAACAAACTAAAAAAACACCTAAAAAGTGAGTAGGAGCCTTCCTGCCGGTCGGGGTCCACCATGCCTCCATTGCCCTAATGTCATGAAAGATGAGGCAGATCAACGACGACGCTCGGCGAGAGGTAGGAAAACCCTAGTCGCCTGGAGCCGCCCGTGAGAAAAAGTAAGATGGTTTTCTCATTCGCCGCCGAGTATACTTCCTTACTACTCCAcaagttcctaaatataagtctttttagagattcgaatacggactacatacgaagcaaaataagtgaatctacactttaaaatatgtctatatacatccttatatatgtagttcgtattgaaatccctataaagacttatatttagacaTGAAGGAAGTAGATGAACAAACTATTACATCACGGGAAACATTCATCTAAATGTGTAACTAATTTGTAAATTCAATTTAGAAACAATGATGGGTGGCTTTACATTTTCTTATATAATTCTATGAACTTCAGATACTATATTATGCCATGTGACATACAATTTATAATTTATACAGTGAAACACAGAGCGCACGTagttttacttgtgtgtgtgtatgtgtgtgtggggggggggggggtagggatggcacccgcagggtttgggtacgggtggagctaccccatacccttacccatccGCTTCTAGCTTACCCATCGCCCTTACCCATACCCGTTAATGGGTATAATTTTTTCCCATACCCGTTACCCGACAGGGTAGATGGGCACCCGTGGGTAAAATTACCCATGTCTGCAAAGCATCAGTTTGACAACCTAATAGTCATAATCGACAACATATAATTATAATCTATAAACAAACAACAGATTATACAGCAAGACACACTTTTAAACAACAACACATCATAAACAACACCATACTTAATAAACAACATCACTTTCTCTTGAATAACAATACATTGAAACATCTTCACATAAGTCATACATTTTGAGTTCACAAATTTATGACAAAGTTTAGAGATAATTTCGAGTTCATACAGATTTTATATGGgtacatgggtatgtgggtatgggTTATACGATCCCATACCCGTACCCGCTCTACCCGATGGGTTTAACTTTTCCCTATTTATATACCCATGAGTAATTTTTTGTCTCATagccttaccctaatagggtttttacccgcagggtacttgggtaatgggtacccattgccatccctatgtgggggggggggggggggggggggttgtggctGAAAATTGCCATTTGAGCACTAGCACATTGAGCTTTCAAAATAACGACCCAAATTTTTGTGTCCACGCATGTTTAACACCGCAATATAACATGCCAAAAATTCACCAATATACGTGCGTGCATCTGAAATATAAAAAAAATGACAAAATGCAAATTTGAGTCTTGCTTTCTGTTGATTTTGGGCtgaaattttgtcttttttgtgcaGCGTATAGTACAATGTATTATTGAACAAAATTTCAAAAGTATTTAGATCCACATGCATGCATAATCATGTAAAACTTCATTTTTTTTATCTTTTAAGCACCTCTTTTGAGGGGTTAAAAGAAATGCTCCAATGTGGTGCACCTCTTTTAGGCCGCGCTTGGTTCGTCTTTTCTCCATCGAATTTATTTTCCACCAGTAGCCATTTCAACCCGTATTAAACTGGGTACCCATCAAAACTGGGTGGAGAGAAAACGGAGCGTGGGAGGTGTGTATTGTTTTTTCAGCACAAAAAAAGGCCCGTTTTTCAGGATGGGGGTTACTTTTTTTGTTTAGtagatcctcaaaaaaaaaactttttCTGTTTAGTATGGTCAGTACACACCCGAGAAGAGAAGATGTTTGGGGTAGGCATTGATCTTCTTGTGTAAAGGCACTTGTTTGTAACCAAACCTACTTGGTTATGGAAATTCTTTTGGAAGTAACCAAACACTCCAACACTCCACGGCGTTCGCACTTCAGCACCGTGTATCGCAGTTGAACTGCACAATCTAGTGGACTCATAAATAGCCGCCCGATCAGCTTTCGTTAGGCTAACCATTATCATGCATTTATGAAACTGAACTCTACCTTCTGCCGACGGTAGCAGATGTAGTTTCAAACACCGGACCCAGAAGCTGAAACAAAAGtataagggggtgtttggttcagtcgttcaaaagtcctaggactttttctagtcccaggacTAATAAAAAAAAACTCTTCAGTAGAGTCTTTTTTTAGtcctgtagaaaaagtccctcccgtttgattTCTAGGGACTTTTTagagactttttctagtctctgggactaaaaaatccctcaaccaaacaccccctaagagTGTTCAGATCACTACTTAGTTCTCACAGCAGTTAAATCACTACTTAATTCTACCTTTTGAGTACTAGTTCTAAAGACTCTTGGTTTCTCACAGCAGTTAAATTTTATCAAATTTGCTAATTCTCATCTACtctctccgtaaagaaatataagagtgttcagATCACTACGGAGGGAGTAACTCCTAAGCCATCTGATTAATCAAAcaaaaaaagaacagaaaaaaaagaaCCCATACAACTGCTCGCGTAAAATCAAACAGTGTAGGGTTCTAACAAAAAAAAGAGGATAAAAACAACTTGCAGTGTTAAGGGACAGGCGAATTGATGCAATACTAGCTCTAAATTTGCAGCTACTCAATGCGAAAAAAAGTTCTCGTCCCCAATAAAGACAAACCCAGCTAACACTGCCTACTTCCTACTCCGCCAACTACCCGAACAGAGCATAGAAGCAAAGGCCGTTCCATCAACATTCAACAGGGCAGTACACTTTTACTCAATATGTGTTTCAGCCACCCATTTGCATCCTCCATCTGACACATTCAGCACCCGCAGCTTGGATTCTACCACATGAATATGCACAGGAGTTTTCTTTCTTCGCGGTGACTTAGCAGGAGCTAGGCCAATTTGGTAAACCCAGGAGAAACGCATTAACTGAGGTCTTCCTTACAGTTCCATGCACCTCCCGAAAGTAAAGATTTCCTTGGGATCTCTTTCAACGAGATTTGGTCCTCGACAATCCCCAGGTCCCTGAGTggctgattttttttttttgatcTCGCGCGTCGTCTAGAGCTATCAATATATCATGGTGCAACGACGACAATCTCTGCTACGGCCTCGACACTTGACTGTGGTACAAAGATTGTACGTAGTACTCCTATATGCCAGAAGAAGATTTTGTTTTTGCAACATTTGACACTTCTTTCCAATTGCTGTTGGCACAGATAATTACCCAAGACAAGACCATAAATTACACCTCCACTTAATTGCACATATGGTGTGTGTAGTGTACATACAAGCATACAGAAGCACATCTTATATATACCCTAGCTATATGAATTTAATCTCGCTTCCAGCCGCTGCAAAAGAGAAAACTGCACAGATCCTTGGCCGTACGTACTAGACCTTGGCGCCAGAATCACATGAATCCACTAAATTTCCCCTCTCTCTTTTCAATAACATGTACACAataaattgaagaagaagaaaagccaTGAAAGCGCCACGAGACCGGGCCATGCACCCACGAGATGCATGTCCGCATGGGCTAGCTAGTGCTTTTCATCTCCAGCTAGCCAACCAGTACCAGTACTCCGGCCGGCAGCGCAATGAATGGAATCTGGATCCATGGATGGGTCTCTCTCAGTTGAACTTGGAGCAGACCTTCCTGACCTCCCCGCTGGCGCCGGTGAGCACGCCGATGCTGCCCATCTTCACCATGGAGTCCGCGAAGTCCTGCCGGAAGTAGGGCCCGAAGATGGTGCTGAGGAGGCCCGAGTAGGAGTCCACCACGTCGACGGTGCTGGTGTCGTTGTAGAGCGCGGCGTCGGAGGCGATCACCGCGAAGCCGTTGCGGATGTTGCGGAGGATGGAGGTGTCGAACACGCGCTCGCTGCCGCGGTCCAGGGAGACGCGCGAGTTGGAGTCCCCCGGCGCGCACCGGGACTTGAGCTCCGACAGGAAGCCGTCCGGGATCGACGGATCTGACCCGAGCCCGCCGCCCGGGAGCGGGAACTTGTAGAGCCGGTCCTGGATGAAGAAGCACGCCGTTGTGCCCACCGTGTGCGCCGCTGCGTGCATGCGGCCGTCGACGGGTTAGGTAGGGACATGGGTCCTCCATGATCGATCGAGGGAACGCAAGGAAAGAGGTGGGTTGGTTTGCTTGCTTACAGCTGAGGAGGACGAGGTCCTTGTCGTCGAGGCCGCTGGCGCGGAACTTGGAGCGGAGCACCTGGGCGGAGTCGCGCACGTCCGGCAGCACGTCGCCGTCCCGCACGTTGGACACCTTCCCGTCGCGGCGCCCCGTCGGCACGTCGAACGACGGCCCGCCGGTCTGCACCAACGAAAACGATCAGTTCCCGCTTTCCACGCATGCAAATGCATATGCCGATATGCGCAGCGCGCGCGAGGATGTTACTCACGAATGCGACGGCGTCGCGCGCGGCGAGGACGACGATGTCGGCGCACGAGACGACGCCGGGGCACTCGGACTCGAGCTGCGCCTTGGCGTTTTCGATGACGTCCATCCCGCGGAGCCCCTGGTGCTTGTTGTTGTCCACCTCCGCGTTGTTGTTCCCGCCCTTGATCAGCACCGACGCGTCGCACCCCTGAGAGAAGGCGTCACAGAGAATTCCCACGTCATTACGTCAACACGGTACAAATTACTTTACCCCGACGAACTGCCGAGGGAGAGCGCGCGCGCGTACCctgacgaagcagtcgtggaacTGGAGCCGGAGGAGGGCGGGGAGGATggtggagtcggcggcggcggttcccCGGACGACGGACGCGACGGTGGACTCGGCGCTGGGGCACGACTTGGAGTAGAACCCCACCTGCAGCTGCCCACTGGAGCTGGAGACGCTGGCTCCTAGCACCACCAGCAGCAGGGCCACGGCACCGCTGGCAGTACCCATCCTAGAAAAGAATCTAGAGAGCGAGGAgctcgcgagagagagagagaaagaaaaggcCTGAGGAGAGAGCTAGGATCAAGGTCCTCTGCGCTGCGTTAATGGGGTTTTATAAGCTCTCGTCCGGTGGAGAAGTAGAACCGTAGGCCAGCCAACACATGGATGATTTGACCTCACCGCAAAGAGTAGGTGCCAAGCATTTAGTGGTACAAAACCGCATACTGAAGCAGCAGCAGCATGAACTCTTGGCTGTAGGAGGGTCTTGCCGAGGTGAAAGTTTGTCATATTTGGAGTACAGGTGTCAGGTAGCAATACGTAATTTCACGAACAACAACGTAGACCAGTATTTACCGCAGTACTACTGAAGACATGCACGAAAGCCCAAGTGAGGATTTTACGAGGAGGATTCTGGTGGGAGATCGGATCGAAATGCGTCGCATAGATAGATTCTTCATGCGTCCTTTCGGATTTATAACGTGAAAGAAAATGTCGAGTACGGCGAAGCTGATGAATCTACCACCTAGCCCCAGAAGTTGATCTCCCAATTCAATCTTTGCGGGGACACGGCCATGAATGCCATGCACGGTTCCGGGAATAGCCGGGGAGAGAAGTTTCTCCTGGACCATGGTGAGCCTGGCCGGCCATGCGTCCATGTGCGCGGGCCACCGGCCGGTATTGATGCGCGCGGCTCCAGCGTGCCACGATTTATGGCCCAGTTGTCACGGCAAAAGGGCATGCGGCAAGTTGCCAGCGAGCGAGTAGAGATTTGCTGCTGCGGCATGGCAGCTTTGCATGCATGCCATGAGATGGTCGCAGCCGGATTGCCGCCTCAAGCCCTCAACTACGAAAGTGTGCGAGTTCTCACCTGGTTTTGGGGTTTCTGGACTTTATGACAGAGCAATTACGTGCAGGGAGACGCTTTGCATCATGGGTTTGGAAACCATGTTCGTTGTCCAGGCATGCATAGGGCCGGCATGGACTGTTTTTTCGGTTAGAGCTGAACCCACCTAGTAGTCATGTTCATAGACttcagagcaactctagcagatcctTAATTATAATCTCGTACCGCAAAATCAATTTACAGTATAGCTCAAaacatttttacatatttttacagTATGACATGTGTATAGACAGAATAGATCCCGTAAAATCTTTCATGTCGATGAGGGTCTCGGGGGCCCTCAACAATAACAGTTGGGTAGCAAGCATTAGAACAGAACTGTCGGCGGAAGCTTTACTTCAATTCATGAGGCTCTGGTCGAGAGTGGTGGACACGCAGCTCTTGGAGAATGTAGAGGACACAATGCGTTGGAGTTGGGAGAGCAACGGTCAATTTTCGGCGCGTTCGGCCTATGCAGCGAGGTTTTTGGGTATGGAAGTTTCTCCAGAGGCTGAGTTCACATGGGACTCCAGGGCTCCGCTTCGCTGTCGTTTCTTCTCATGGCTTGCCCTCAAGAACAGATGTTGGACCTCTGATCGGTTGGCCAGGCGTGGACTACCCCATCAAGACTCATGCCCTTTGTGCAGCCAGGAGGAGGAAACCATCCAACACCTCCTTCTGGGTTGTGTGTTTGCGAGGCAAATTTGGCATTGGCTGGGAGCAATCACAGGCATACAGAGTTTGGAGCCACTGGTAGGCGAGGAGTTACGTGAGTGGTGCATCAGACAAGATTCGGTTGGGCAGAACAGGAGAGCAACATGAGCAAAGTGCCTATTGGTAATGTGGTCGATTTGGAAGCACATGAATGACGTTGTGTTCAGCGGAGCAACACTTTCCCTTTCGAGAGTGAGGCAGACGATTATGGAAGTGGCCCGGCTATgggcagggccggtcctgagatttcgaGGGCTCGGGGCGAACTTAAAATTGGGGCCCCCTAATATACGAGCCATTGTAATATACGTGTGCATATATATATTTgtctaaacacacacacacacacacacacacacatatatatatatatatatataaaatcagTGACACTTAAATCCAAAATCTGTATGCGTATAAAAAAATACATAATACCTTAAAAATTTCTTCTAACATTCCTCGATGCAAAGTCGCTTATGATGGGGTCGATGTCAATCTCATCCAATAATTTCTTCTCGGATGCATAATGTAGCCAAACCATTTAACCTCTCTTGAGTCATAGTTGACCTCAAATAATTCTTCAACAATTTCAGCTTTGAAAAGCTTCTCTCGGCCGATGCGACCGTCACAGGCACAGTAAATAAGATGCGATAAGCAATGGAGATATTCGGATAACAATCAACTTCTCTAACATGCCCAAAAATCTCCATGGCAGACATTACGCCATTTGGCAAAGTGAATCTCATAATCTTCAATTCAGAAATAAGATCATATACCTCTACATCAGATGAACCATCAAGAGAGAATGTTTCAGCAAATTTTGTGCAACACTCTTCAAGTTCATTATCACTTAATGACTTCAGAGTGCCCGAGCTCAATAAAAATCCAAAGATATCTTTGAACACCATTAGTTCTTTAAATCTATCCTTCAAAGAAGTGACCGCCATATCaaccaaaacaaaaaaatatttaaCACGAAAAGCCTTCTCAGCTTCTAGAATTTCTTCTTGACAATCACTTTCACCAAACTGTCTCTTCCTCTTACCACGACGTTTCATTGGAAACACGGGATCAATTCCCATTTGAGTCGCAATACCTTTGGCGATGGTCACACTTGAAGAGAACCCATCATCTCTGTACTTCCCAAAATATTCTGTTATACCTTTTATTTGCTTCAAAGCAGAGTCAATACACATGGTTGACGATTGCAGCATCTTGCTAACTTTATTTACAGCAAACAGAATATCATGCCAGATAATCATACCAACTAGAAACTCAAAGCGACCAAGTGCATCAAATAAATTTTTTGCGTCGCTTTTATCCTTAGGTTCAGTGTCAGAAGCATCACATAACTCAAACAAAGCTGACCTTAACTCAATGGCTTGATATCTTATTGCTGTAACACTTTTGATTCGACTCTCCCAACGAGTGTTGGACAATGATTTCACAGTCAAACTAGGAACATGTTTAAGCAAAACATTCCACCTTTTCGTAGAACCAGCAAATAATATATATATGCGTTGAACAATTCCAAAAAATGAAACAGCTTTCTCACATGTTTTGCCATATCACAGAGAGTGAGGTTGAGACTATGACAAGCACATGGCATGTGTAATGCTCTTGGATTCACATCAAGTAACCTAGATTGTACCCCTCGGTATTTTCCTTTCATGTTAGAACCATTGTCATATCCTTGACCCCTTATATCATTAATATTTAAGCCAAAAGTCTCCATAGGTTCA from Triticum aestivum cultivar Chinese Spring chromosome 4A, IWGSC CS RefSeq v2.1, whole genome shotgun sequence harbors:
- the LOC123086537 gene encoding peroxidase 43, which produces MGTASGAVALLLVVLGASVSSSSGQLQVGFYSKSCPSAESTVASVVRGTAAADSTILPALLRLQFHDCFVRGCDASVLIKGGNNNAEVDNNKHQGLRGMDVIENAKAQLESECPGVVSCADIVVLAARDAVAFTGGPSFDVPTGRRDGKVSNVRDGDVLPDVRDSAQVLRSKFRASGLDDKDLVLLSSAHTVGTTACFFIQDRLYKFPLPGGGLGSDPSIPDGFLSELKSRCAPGDSNSRVSLDRGSERVFDTSILRNIRNGFAVIASDAALYNDTSTVDVVDSYSGLLSTIFGPYFRQDFADSMVKMGSIGVLTGASGEVRKVCSKFN